In Oncorhynchus gorbuscha isolate QuinsamMale2020 ecotype Even-year linkage group LG08, OgorEven_v1.0, whole genome shotgun sequence, one genomic interval encodes:
- the LOC124041931 gene encoding protein SNORC-like: protein MANCSSVSRLVLLVLLGLWVATIHSETVEDPTPTLQGDNQDTLSGGGTYDVTTKDPFKDMTERVLTFEYEDTTHSQVMDEEEGVLGPGAITAIVIAVFLGASVLLALIVITLRKFTTS, encoded by the exons ATGGCCAACTGCAGCAGTGTATCCAGACTCGTCCTTCTGGTCCTGCTAGGCCTCTGGGTAGCCACCATCCACTCCG AGACCGTGGAAGACCCCACGCCAACTTTACAAGGGGACAACCAGGACACACTGTCCGGTGGCGGGACATATGACGTCACCACCAAAGATCCCTTCAAGGACATGACGGAGAGAGTGTTAACCTTCGAGTATGAGGACACCACCCACTCACAGGTCATGGATGAGGAGGAAG GTGTCCTGGGCCCGGGCGCCATCACAGCTATTGTCATCGCTGTCTTCCTGGGGGCTTCAGTCCTCCTCGCCCTCATTGTCATCACACTCAGGAAGTTCACCACTTCCTAG